A genomic segment from Glycine soja cultivar W05 chromosome 18, ASM419377v2, whole genome shotgun sequence encodes:
- the LOC114396733 gene encoding protein transport protein SEC13 homolog B, with the protein MPSQKVETGHQDTVHDVAMDYYGKRLATASSDHTIKIIGVSNTASQHLATLTGHQGPVWQVVWAHPKFGSLLASCSFDGRVIVWKEGNQNEWTQAHVFDDHKSSVNSVAWAPHELGLCLACGSSDGNISVFTARADGGWDTARIDQAHPVGVTSVSWAPSMAPGALVGAGLLDPVQKLCSGGCDNTVKVWKLNNGLWKMDCFPALQMHTDWVRDVAWAPNLGLPKSTIASASQDGKVIIWTVAKEGDQWEGKVLNDFKTPVWRVSWSLTGNILAVADGNNNVTLWKEAVDGEWQQVTTVEP; encoded by the coding sequence ATGCCTTCTCAGAAGGTTGAAACGGGTCATCAAGACACGGTCCATGATGTTGCGATGGATTACTATGGTAAGAGGCTGGCCACGGCTTCATCAGATCACACAATTAAGATAATTGGGGTCAGCAACACGGCCTCCCAGCATCTAGCAACTTTGACTGGTCACCAAGGACCTGTATGGCAAGTGGTGTGGGCTCACCCTAAGTTTGGTTCTCTTCTTGCGTCGTGTTCCTTTGACGGCCGTGTCATTGTTTGGAAGGAGGGTAACCAAAATGAATGGACTCAAGCTCATGTGTTTGATGACCACAAGTCATCTGTGAATTCGGTTGCTTGGGCGCCTCACGAGTTGGGTCTTTGCTTGGCTTGTGGCTCATCTGATGGGAATATATCTGTTTTCACTGCAAGAGCAGATGGTGGCTGGGACACTGCAAGGATTGATCAGGCTCATCCAGTTGGTGTCACTTCGGTGTCATGGGCGCCATCAATGGCACCCGGAGCCCTCGTCGGTGCAGGGTTGCTTGATCCTGTACAGAAGCTGTGCTCTGGTGGTTGTGATAATACTGTGAAGGTATGGAAGTTAAACAATGGACTCTGGAAGATGGACTGCTTCCCTGCTCTTCAGATGCACACGGATTGGGTCCGAGATGTTGCTTGGGCACCCAATTTAGGGCTTCCTAAATCTACCATTGCTAGTGCATCGCAGGATGGTAAAGTGATCATATGGACCGTGGCGAAAGAGGGAGATCAGTGGGAAGGCAAGGTTTTGAATGATTTCAAGACCCCTGTTTGGAGGGTCTCATGGTCATTGACAGGAAACATACTGGCTGTGGCTGATGGGAACAACAATGTGACATTGTGGAAGGAAGCAGTAGATGGGGAATGGCAACAGGTGACTACAGTGGAGCCTTAG
- the LOC114395643 gene encoding WRKY transcription factor 6-like → MYKKLTNNIEDTCNNDLSNAAVTQSSPMMSFNGKRLAVDEIDFFTEKKKKSEDVDNQLVHHQMELPINTNLDLLITKSSTSNRSNMEEGPSESRDNTRNKFAAMLAELHIINAENQHLRELVDQVNNKYNDLHKDLTKLMQKQHKNEINGAIEEKDKRDDMIISRSFLDIGIATKEDPSQQHSEAKLQESKNITELMECKNRDVVEWNSGKDSAKSRRDKHESSETMSMIKKARVSVRTKTDSSMISDGCQWRKYGQKMAKGNPCPRSYYRCSMGTACPVRKQVQRNAEDLSVLITTYEGQHNHVLPPTAKAIASTTSAAASMLLSGSMLSSDGLIYPNILESASLPFSQNLATLSTSAPFPTITLDLTQSTTNNSSQLLQGAPQDNQHIYSLLSPLLAQKFMSSATNIFYQNHQTKVSSLHGSQGTETASFVDTVNAATAAITGDPKFSAAVMAAITSIIGSSHPNINGTSGDPALQ, encoded by the exons atgtataaaaaattaactaacaaCATTGAAGATACCTGCAACAATGATCTCTCTAATGCTGCAGTTACACAGTCTTCTCCAATGATGTCGTTCAATGGGAAACGACTTGCCGTGGATGAGATAGATTTCTtcacagagaagaagaagaaaagtgaaGACGTTGATAATCAATTGGTGCACCACCAAATGGAGCTTCCTATTAAT ACCAATTTAGATCTCCTTATTACGAAGAGTTCAACCAGCAATAGATCAAATATGGAAGAAGGACCGTCCGAGTCAAGGGATAATACGAGAAATAAG TTTGCAGCTATGTTAGCTGAGTTGCACATCATAAATGCTGAAAATCAACACTTGAGAGAGCTGGTTGACCAGGTGAACAATAAGTACAATGACCTGCACAAGGATCTTACGAAACTTAtgcaaaaacaacataaaaatgaG ATTAATGGAGCCATAGAGGAGAAGGATAAGAGAGATGATATGATTATTTCAAGGTCTTTCTTGGATATTGGAATTGCTACGAAGGAAGATCCTTCTCAACAACATTCAGAAGCAAAACTGCAAGAAAGCAAAAACATTACTGAGTTGATGGAGTGCAAGAATAGAGATGTTGTTGAGTGGAATTCTGGCAAGGATAGTGCAAAATCTAGGAGAGATAAGCATGAGAGTTCAGAAACTATGTCAATGATCAAGAAAGCTCGCGTATCAGTTCGAACAAAAACAGATTCATCTATG ATTTCAGATGGATGTCAATGGAGAAAGTATGGGCAGAAGATGGCAAAAGGGAATCCATGTCCGCGATCTTATTATCGTTGCTCAATGGGAACTGCTTGTCCAGTTCGGAAGCAA GTACAAAGGAATGCTGAGGATCTAAGTGTGTTGATCACAACATATGAAGGGCAACACAATCATGTACTCCCTCCCACTGCAAAGGCCATTGCATCCACCACATCAGCAGCTGCATCAATGCTACTTTCAGGATCAATGCTAAGCTCAGATGGCCTTATATACCCAAACATATTAGAAAGTGCATCACTTCCGTTTTCTCAGAACTTAGCAACCCTCTCAACTTCAGCTCCATTTCCCACTATAACTTTGGATCTCACTCAAAGTACTACCAATAATTCCTCACAGCTACTACAAGGGGCACCACAGGATAACCAACATATATATAGCCTCCTTTCCCCACTTTTGGCTCAGAAGTTTATGTCATCAGCTACCAACATTTTTTATCAGAATCACCAGACTAAGGTTTCTAGCTTGCATGGGTCTCAGGGAACAGAAACTGCTTCATTTGTGGACACGGTAAATGCAGCTACAGCTGCTATCACTGGAGACCCGAAATTCAGTGCAGCTGTTATGGCTGCCATAACATCTATAATTGGAAGTTCACATCCAAACATTAATGGTACTAGTGGAGATCCAGCATTGCAATAA
- the LOC114395911 gene encoding stigma-specific STIG1-like protein 1: MGFLKAIFIIAITMALSITLTMKTITHQEEAKPPFVHHDLPSSTPHQKNLLLPSKRVSRFLAQVKNPNAADHCRKDHEICTLSGVKNSTCCNNKCIDVGYDKHNCGACKMKCKFTEVCCRGECVDTNFDKRHCGECNHRCEVGAYCVYGMCGYA; this comes from the coding sequence ATGGGGTTCCTAAAAGCAATATTCATCATAGCAATAACCATGGCTTTGTCCATCACACTCACAATGAAAACCATCACTCATCAAGAGGAAGCAAAACCACCCTTTGTGCACCATGATTTGCCCTCATCAACCCCTCATCAAAAGAATCTCCTTCTTCCTTCCAAGAGGGTGAGTCGCTTCCTCGCTCAAGTGAAAAACCCTAATGCTGCTGATCACTGCAGGAAGGATCACGAGATTTGTACTTTGTCGGGTGTCAAGAACTCAACATGTTGCAACAACAAGTGCATTGATGTAGGGTATGACAAGCACAATTGTGGGGCATGCAAGATGAAGTGCAAGTTCACTGAGGTATGTTGTAGAGGGGAATGTGTTGATACCAACTTTGACAAGAGGCATTGCGGGGAGTGTAACCATCGGTGTGAAGTGGGTGCATATTGTGTCTATGGAATGTGCGGCTACGCCTAA